One genomic window of Halovivax cerinus includes the following:
- a CDS encoding acyl-CoA carboxylase subunit beta, which yields MEDRIEELERLRAEARQGGGEERIERQHEKGKLTARERIEYFLDDDTFTEFDQLRTHDETNFGMDAKQVKGDGVVTGYGEVDGRNVFVFAHDFTVFGGSLGEVFAEKVCKVMDMAMEVGAPVIGLNDSAGARIQEGVKSLAGYTEIFRRNQQASGVIPQISATMGPCAGGAVYSPAITDFIFMVKDTSHMYITGPGVTKTVTGEDVTHEELGGAMTHAGETGVAQFACESEEDALDKIRRLLSYLPQNNVEDPPRVEPWDDPERRDDALESIVPDNPQKPYDMTDVIATTVDEGSFFEVAENYAKNLVVGFGRLDGRSVGLVANQPRVNAGTLTVDASMKGSRFVRFCDSFNIPIVTFVDVPGYMPGTDQEHRGIIRHGAKLLYAFSEATVPLLTVITRKAYGGAYCVMASKNLGADVNYAWPTAEIAVMGPKGAVNILYRDELAEADDPDALREELIEEYREEFANPYTATDKGFLDDVIRPTETRPRLIRDLEMLQSKREDTPDKKHGNIPL from the coding sequence GGAGCGACTCCGTGCGGAAGCGCGTCAGGGTGGCGGCGAAGAGCGCATCGAGCGCCAGCACGAGAAGGGCAAGCTGACCGCCCGCGAGCGCATCGAGTACTTCCTCGACGACGACACGTTCACCGAGTTCGACCAGCTTCGCACGCACGACGAGACGAACTTCGGGATGGACGCAAAACAGGTCAAAGGCGACGGCGTCGTGACCGGCTACGGCGAGGTCGACGGCCGGAACGTCTTCGTCTTCGCCCACGACTTCACCGTCTTCGGCGGCTCGCTCGGCGAGGTCTTCGCGGAGAAGGTCTGCAAGGTCATGGACATGGCGATGGAGGTCGGTGCGCCCGTCATCGGGCTCAACGACTCTGCGGGCGCGCGGATTCAGGAGGGCGTCAAGAGCCTCGCGGGCTACACCGAGATCTTCCGGCGGAACCAGCAAGCGAGCGGCGTCATCCCGCAGATCTCCGCGACGATGGGACCCTGCGCCGGCGGTGCGGTGTACTCCCCCGCTATCACGGACTTCATCTTCATGGTGAAGGACACGAGCCACATGTACATCACCGGCCCCGGCGTCACCAAGACCGTCACCGGTGAGGACGTCACGCACGAGGAACTCGGCGGGGCGATGACCCACGCCGGCGAGACCGGCGTCGCCCAGTTCGCCTGCGAGTCCGAGGAGGACGCACTCGACAAGATCCGCCGCCTTCTCTCGTACCTCCCGCAAAACAACGTCGAGGATCCCCCAAGGGTCGAGCCCTGGGACGATCCGGAACGACGCGACGATGCACTCGAGTCGATCGTCCCCGACAATCCCCAGAAGCCCTACGATATGACGGACGTCATCGCGACGACCGTCGACGAGGGCTCGTTCTTCGAGGTCGCGGAGAACTACGCGAAGAACCTCGTCGTCGGCTTCGGCCGACTCGACGGCCGATCGGTGGGCCTCGTGGCCAACCAGCCGCGAGTCAACGCCGGGACTCTCACCGTCGACGCCTCGATGAAGGGATCGCGCTTCGTTCGCTTCTGTGATTCGTTCAACATCCCGATCGTCACCTTCGTGGACGTTCCCGGCTACATGCCGGGCACCGATCAGGAACATCGGGGGATCATCCGCCACGGCGCGAAACTGCTCTACGCCTTCTCCGAGGCGACCGTCCCGCTCTTGACCGTCATCACGCGCAAGGCCTACGGCGGTGCCTACTGCGTGATGGCCTCGAAGAACCTCGGCGCGGACGTCAACTACGCCTGGCCGACCGCCGAGATCGCCGTCATGGGGCCGAAGGGCGCTGTGAACATCCTCTACCGGGACGAACTCGCCGAGGCCGACGATCCGGACGCACTTCGGGAGGAACTCATCGAGGAGTACCGCGAGGAGTTCGCCAACCCCTACACGGCGACGGACAAAGGGTTCCTCGACGACGTCATTCGGCCCACCGAGACCCGGCCGCGCCTGATCCGCGACCTGGAGATGCTCCAGTCCAAGCGCGAAGACACGCCGGACAAAAAACACGGGAACATCCCGCTGTGA